From the Pseudomonas baltica genome, one window contains:
- a CDS encoding ABC transporter ATP-binding protein — protein MTTSSILTAQDLSKVVPSAEGELTILHHLSLDLKRGDSLAIVGASGSGKSTLLGLLAGLDLPSAGRVTLAGRDLSTLDEDQRARVRAEHVGFVFQSFQLLDSLNALENVMLPLELDGRSDARERARGLLERVGLGARLSHSPRQLSGGEQQRVAIARAFAAEPDVLFADEPTGNLDSHTGERISDLLFELNKERGTTLVLVTHDERLAHRCHRLIRLDAGRLVAPLEP, from the coding sequence ATGACCACTAGTAGCATTCTCACCGCACAGGATCTGAGCAAGGTCGTGCCCAGCGCGGAAGGCGAACTGACCATCCTGCACCATCTCTCCCTGGATTTGAAGCGAGGCGACAGCCTGGCCATCGTCGGCGCCTCCGGCTCGGGCAAATCGACCCTGCTGGGCCTGCTCGCTGGCCTCGACCTGCCCAGTGCCGGGCGCGTGACCCTGGCCGGCCGCGACCTGAGCACCCTGGATGAAGACCAGCGCGCACGCGTGCGGGCCGAACATGTCGGCTTCGTGTTCCAGTCGTTCCAACTGCTCGACAGCCTCAATGCTCTGGAAAACGTCATGCTGCCGCTCGAACTGGACGGCCGCAGCGACGCCCGCGAACGCGCCCGCGGCCTGCTCGAACGGGTCGGCCTGGGCGCGCGCCTGAGCCACTCGCCGCGCCAGTTGTCCGGCGGCGAACAACAGCGTGTGGCCATCGCCCGCGCCTTTGCCGCCGAGCCCGATGTGCTGTTCGCCGACGAACCTACCGGCAACCTCGACAGCCATACCGGTGAACGCATCAGCGACTTGTTGTTCGAACTCAACAAGGAGCGCGGCACGACCCTGGTGCTGGTCACCCACGACGAGCGCCTCGCGCACCGCTGCCACCGCCTGATTCGCCTGGACGCCGGACGTCTGGTCGCCCCTCTGGAGCCTTGA